From the Burkholderia ubonensis genome, one window contains:
- a CDS encoding TniQ family protein → MNGYTGRAALPRFTRSMKLRLLKRDQMAAVTQLVELEEKMLLELLHRHRHVPNAHSRPSYFAIRCFFREPHTSYCPQCIRERGIFRAIWNFRAVTVCEQHGLWLVEQCPGCSELVGWNRPRLRSCQCGFDLGQAETTPAPIEAALINKLLLTKLICSAESDLLEQQLFCDDARRMSALEWLAVSNFLATIVGRSLHFHPTTRAALGTERSATLLAARLFVDWPTNAMRELNRSSQSETDKWQSPLISFHQLSSRVPARYTSGRRGVLSLPCFMRRLLQSYTDALTVHRQGLGLAINPSRVVASDDGTLGVQLRGRTNTNASAASGDLEFIPLPLLVRGIRDSNIVLHNNREVEQLIGATRLQRAALVRSGFLRPADGRQFVLSSEVDRFRQCLRENTTVATDLRNMVPLSALSPRGREMLGRVLTAVMAGRVPLFRQFEDSVRLDSCFVKRSSLAGLVR, encoded by the coding sequence ATGAATGGTTACACGGGTCGAGCCGCGCTTCCACGGTTTACTCGATCGATGAAGCTGCGACTTCTGAAAAGAGACCAGATGGCGGCAGTCACACAACTTGTCGAGCTAGAGGAAAAAATGCTGCTCGAGCTTCTTCACCGGCACCGGCATGTTCCTAACGCACATTCGCGTCCTAGTTACTTCGCAATACGTTGCTTCTTTCGCGAGCCGCATACTTCATATTGCCCACAATGTATCCGCGAACGAGGAATTTTTAGAGCAATTTGGAACTTTCGCGCTGTCACTGTTTGCGAACAGCACGGTTTGTGGCTCGTCGAGCAATGTCCTGGATGCTCAGAGCTTGTGGGCTGGAACCGGCCTAGATTGAGGTCGTGCCAATGCGGCTTCGACCTTGGTCAAGCAGAAACGACACCAGCTCCGATCGAGGCGGCATTGATCAATAAGCTGCTCTTGACGAAGCTCATCTGCTCAGCGGAATCTGATCTGCTTGAGCAACAGCTCTTTTGCGACGATGCCCGGCGAATGAGCGCTCTGGAATGGCTAGCAGTTTCCAACTTTCTGGCTACGATCGTTGGGCGATCGCTTCACTTCCACCCGACTACTAGAGCTGCCCTCGGTACAGAAAGAAGCGCCACCCTCCTAGCTGCGCGGCTGTTCGTGGATTGGCCGACAAATGCAATGCGGGAGTTGAACAGGAGTTCGCAGAGCGAGACGGACAAGTGGCAATCGCCACTCATCTCGTTTCATCAACTTTCTTCTCGGGTGCCCGCCCGTTACACGAGCGGCCGACGCGGGGTACTGTCGCTCCCATGTTTTATGAGGAGATTGCTACAAAGCTATACCGATGCCCTTACTGTGCATCGACAAGGACTGGGGCTCGCGATCAATCCGAGCCGTGTGGTTGCCAGCGACGACGGGACCCTTGGTGTACAGCTACGGGGCAGGACGAATACCAACGCATCCGCAGCTTCCGGCGACCTGGAGTTTATTCCATTGCCTCTTCTGGTCCGGGGAATTCGGGACTCGAATATTGTGCTTCACAACAATCGCGAAGTTGAACAACTCATCGGCGCAACACGCCTTCAACGCGCTGCACTAGTTCGCAGTGGGTTCCTGCGCCCCGCAGATGGTAGGCAGTTCGTGCTGTCGTCAGAGGTTGATCGCTTTCGGCAATGCCTACGAGAGAACACTACGGTCGCTACTGACCTTCGCAATATGGTTCCGCTCAGCGCACTGTCACCACGGGGGCGCGAGATGCTGGGACGAGTGCTCACGGCCGTTATGGCGGGACGCGTGCCACTTTTCCGCCAGTTCGAGGATAGTGTGAGGCTGGATTCGTGTTTCGTCAAAAGGAGCTCGCTTGCCGGGCTCGTGAGGTAG
- a CDS encoding TniB family NTP-binding protein, giving the protein MSGTTCADAIEEREPLSLVQPLSTGPAEGTPELVAGVRNTLVEHPAFAAGIAAIQRCHRMGRFGLEEPGCLLVTGVSGSGKSTLRKEYARHHPRRETEEGTEIPVLDLELPAQPTIKNVAERILLELGDPLFTRGSAEAMTSRIVTLFRNCNVELVILDEFQHFIDHSSEKIETRVADWLKHLVNITRVPFVLMGLHRCRRILQSNEQLRRRFSRQIALEPFANSDKRSRRIFDGLMRSIWTNLPVPPAPQLVGDGDHLDRIHFATYGLMGYIMMLVSTSVEIALDEKRPCIDQDILSQAFVESIWPDARGHLNPFHPRFICRPLTNAGEPFFGYTR; this is encoded by the coding sequence ATGAGCGGAACAACTTGTGCCGATGCGATCGAGGAGCGGGAGCCGTTATCACTCGTACAACCCCTTAGTACAGGTCCCGCTGAGGGAACACCGGAGCTTGTGGCCGGCGTTCGAAATACACTTGTCGAACACCCCGCATTCGCGGCTGGAATTGCAGCCATCCAACGATGTCATCGCATGGGGCGGTTTGGGCTTGAGGAGCCTGGGTGTCTCTTGGTTACGGGGGTTTCCGGGAGCGGCAAGTCAACGCTGCGAAAAGAGTATGCGAGGCATCATCCGCGCCGGGAGACCGAAGAGGGAACGGAAATCCCGGTCCTGGATCTCGAGTTACCAGCACAGCCAACGATAAAGAACGTCGCCGAACGCATCCTTCTAGAATTGGGTGACCCTCTGTTCACGCGCGGGTCTGCGGAAGCCATGACGTCACGAATCGTGACGTTGTTCAGGAACTGTAACGTCGAACTTGTGATCCTCGACGAGTTCCAGCACTTCATCGACCATTCCAGCGAAAAGATTGAAACACGGGTCGCCGACTGGCTCAAGCATCTCGTGAACATTACGAGGGTCCCATTTGTGCTCATGGGATTGCACCGTTGCCGCCGTATTCTGCAAAGTAACGAACAGCTACGTCGTCGCTTCTCTCGACAGATTGCGCTTGAGCCTTTCGCCAATTCAGATAAGAGGTCGAGGCGCATTTTTGACGGACTGATGCGCTCAATCTGGACGAACCTACCTGTGCCACCGGCGCCCCAACTGGTCGGCGACGGCGACCATCTCGACAGAATCCATTTCGCGACGTATGGCCTGATGGGATACATCATGATGCTCGTGAGCACATCAGTCGAGATTGCTCTGGATGAGAAGCGTCCCTGCATCGATCAGGACATACTCTCGCAAGCCTTCGTTGAGTCCATCTGGCCAGACGCGCGCGGGCACCTCAATCCGTTTCATCCTCGCTTCATCTGCAGACCACTCACCAACGCGGGGGAACCATTCTTTGGCTACACGCGCTGA